One Intestinimonas butyriciproducens genomic window, TTCCGTCAAGGCCGGAGAACCCAGTTCAGCCCTGAGGATGAGGACCCGTCCGGACACCATTCCGGCCAGACCTGCGCCCAGATGGGCGGCATCATAGACCGCCGGGATATAGTCCGCCCGGAGTCCATGCTTTCTGAGCTCCCGATCCGTACCCGGACCAATGGCAGCCAGCGTCATTCCACTGAGTGCCCGCGCATCTTTTCCTTCGCGCTCCAGCATGCCCCAGAGGGCCTCTACGCCTGCGGGGCTGGTCAGAACCAGATGCGTGTAATCGCCCAGCCGATTCAGCGCCGCCTCCATTTCCGGGCAGGGGATGATGGGCTCGGTGCGGATACATGGATATTCATATACGTCGGCGCCCAGCTTGCTGAGCCGCCCTGCCAGTGTGCCAGACCGCTCCCGCGGGCGGGTGACCACGATTTTCTTTCCTTTGAGCGGCAGGGCATCAAACCAGTCGAACTTTTCCGCCAGAGCGCACACTGGGCCGACAATGCTGATCGCCGGGCTTGTCACCGCCTGTTCTGTCGCCGTCTGCGCCAGAGTCCCCACCGTCGCATTGAAGCGGCGCTGCCGGGGCGTTGTCCCCTGCTCTACGATGGCCGCCGGCATATCGGCATTCATCCCCGCCTCCAAGAGTCCGGCGCAGATATCCGGCAGACTGGTGACGCCCATCAGAAAGACCAGTGTTCCCCGTGTCCTCACCAGGGCTTCAAAGTCGATTTCCAGCGGCTTTCCCGCCCGGGCGTGGCCGGTGATGATATGGAGGGACGATGTAAACTCCCGGTGTGTCACCGGGATTCCACCATAAGCGGGAACCGCAATGGCCGAGGTAATGCCGGGCACCTCCTCAAAGGACACGCCGTGTTCTGTAAGCAGTTCCAGCTCCTCGCCGCCCCGGCCGAACAGGAACGGGTCCCCTCCCTTCAGGCGCACCACACGTTTGCCCTCCAGAGCCTTGTTCAGCAAAAGACGGTTGATCTGCTCCTGTGGAACCAGATGGTGGGACGCCTCCTTGCC contains:
- the cobA gene encoding uroporphyrinogen-III C-methyltransferase, whose protein sequence is MIGKVTLVGAGPGDPGLLTVKGREALLEAQVVVYDRLVSPAILSLMPENAEKINVGKEASHHLVPQEQINRLLLNKALEGKRVVRLKGGDPFLFGRGGEELELLTEHGVSFEEVPGITSAIAVPAYGGIPVTHREFTSSLHIITGHARAGKPLEIDFEALVRTRGTLVFLMGVTSLPDICAGLLEAGMNADMPAAIVEQGTTPRQRRFNATVGTLAQTATEQAVTSPAISIVGPVCALAEKFDWFDALPLKGKKIVVTRPRERSGTLAGRLSKLGADVYEYPCIRTEPIIPCPEMEAALNRLGDYTHLVLTSPAGVEALWGMLEREGKDARALSGMTLAAIGPGTDRELRKHGLRADYIPAVYDAAHLGAGLAGMVSGRVLILRAELGSPALTEALERGKIPYDDIHCYTTAYESEHAAALRALIREDKVDIVTFTSASTVRGFSHSVGEDLDFSRVLGACIGEQTAAEARRYGIRTRVAAQATMDALIDIIIKEGNKTWN